The window AAAGAATTACTCTTGTAGTACCACAAATCTGTAGAACGGGATTTTCTGTGCTCAAAGTAATTTACTTTGTAGCCCATCGCATTGATTTTCTTTTCGAAACCTTCAGCCCGTTCTCTTGACCAAACGATATCATTGAAACCGTAAAAAGCAAAGTTTTTAAAGCCCTTTTTGAGAAAGTAGGAAGCACCCATTTCACCGGCTTCATGATAAGCACCTGTAATATTCGGAATTTCTGAAAACCTCTCTTTAAAATCTTGTGCAACCACAGGGATTTTGGAATCAACAAGCAATTCCAAGTCTATTTCATTGTACAATTGTCCGATGATACCATCTGCTCCCCAGTCCTTGGCCCAGTCGAGGATGCCCTTAATGCCAATTGTTTCCCTATAGTAAAGGGGCATGCGGCAATAGGTCCATGGTCCATGCTCAGCAGAATACTTTGATATTCCTTTTAATAAACTCTTACTGTACTCTTCGGCAAAATCCAAGAGCAAAATAATCTTATACATTTTTTACTTAAAGATATCCTTCAAACTTTTGGTAGCATTGGTGACCAATGGTTTGGCCCAAATGCCAATGCTTAAGATGTATCCTAAAGTAAACAAAAGAAATAACATGGACAATTTAAGTCCTACAAGTTCTGCTAATCCACCAATTATTAGCGGCACAATCGCTCCTCCCGCTATTCCCGTACATAAAATCCCTGAGAAGGTTCCATGGTGATGGGGTACGGAATTGAGTGCCAAAGAAAAGATAATTGACCACATAACAGAAGCAAAAAATCCGGTCAATGGGAAAGCGATTAAAGCTACATTTGCAGGGCCAAAGAGACCTGCTAATAAAGCTAATATGGCCCCTCCTGTAAAGAAAATCAATACGGTTCGACTATCAAGAAATTTAAGCAAAACCAGCCCCAATAAGCAACCTACAGTTAGCAAACCCCAAAAGTAAGAAATTACAATAGCACCCGTGGTAGATGGGTCTATGTCATGGTAAGATTGAAGAAATTTAGAAATCCAGTTGGCAATGCCTTGTTCGGTTCCTACATAGCAAAAGATTCCCAAGAAATACAACAACACATACTTATTGGCCAGTAGTTCTTTGAATGCCACACCCACATCAATTTTCTCATCCTCTTTAAGCTCCACTTTCGGGAATTTTGCAAAATAGACGATGATGACCATCAAAAAGGCTATGGCAGCAAACACCCAATACAATGAGACCCATTTTAGGTTTTCAGGCACCATGGGGTTTAAAAATGAGAAAATTAAGGAATTGTCTGTTGTATGAATATTTGTTACCAAATAGCTGTAAAGCATCGGGCTAAGAAAAGAAGCAGCCCCAAAAGCCAATTGGCCCATCACGGAATTAAAAGCAAAATGTTCCTCGCCTCCGGCAGTCCTAAGGAGAGGGTTAATGACTACCTGTAAAACGGCCATTCCAATACCAATAATAAACAAGGATGTCAAAGCTATGGTAAAGCTTGGAATAAAAGCAAAAAGTAAAGCACCAATAAATGCCATGGTAAAGGCAAAGATCAGCATTTTCTTTTCTTTGTATTTTTCCACTAAAATTCCGGAGGGAATAGACATCACTGCATAAGCCACAAAGAAAGCAAAAGGTAAAAAGCCTGCCAGTCCAATACTTAGAGTAAAACTATCAATAATATCCGGGATGATAGGTCCCAGAATATTGGTAAGAAATGAAATGACGAAAAAAATCAATAATATAAGGGCAACTATGAGTGTGTTTTTTTTCATGTCATTATATTGTTAGGCGTAGCAATTTTATTCTATTGTTAAATATTGGAGTTTTTTGACCAAAAGTGCAGCATTAAGCCAAAATTAAATCGCTTAATTGGTGGCATTGACAGGTAGGTCTACAAGGGCAGCGGCTCCCAAAAGCGCAATGTCTTCGTTTTTTGTCAAATGGATTTTCAATTTTTTAAATGATTCAGGATAGATAAAGTCACTGAAGCTTTCACGCATAGCCTTCTCAAAAAATGGATAGGCATTTGCTACCGACCCGCCGATGACGATTGCTTCGGGATCATAAGTATACATTACCACTTGCACTGCAGCTCCAAAATGCTGACCAAAGGCTTTCCATTGTTCCAAGGCCTCTTTTTCCCCATTTTTGGCAGCGGTAAAGGCATCTAATGCAGTGGTTTGGTATTCGGCACTGAAGAAATTTCCGCTGGCATAATATTCTATATTGTGGTTAAGGTAAGGAAGTAAACCAATTTCACCGGCACCACAATTTACTCCTGCATATAGCTTGTTTTTGATAATGATGCCTGATCCTAAACCTGTCCCTATTGACAAGCCTACCATATTGCTGTAACTTTTACCCTTACCAAATTTATGCTCTCCAATGGCAAAGCAGTTGACATCATTGTTTACGAAAACCGGAAGATTAAATTCCTGTTCAAGAATGTCTTTTAATGCTACCTTTTTCCAGGAAGGGATGTTGGTTACATTATAAACAATCCCTTTTTCTACATCCACCACTGACGGCACACCAATTCCTATTCCCTCTACTTCATGGGCAGTTAGTGGTTTTATAAATTGCATCACTTGGTTAAGCGTAGACTGAAGGTCATTTTTTTCTTTCAGAAGAGCCTTGGTCTTGTGAATGATTTTTCCTTCGTGTTCAATACCTACCTGTATTTTCGTTCCTCCTAAATCTATTCCTATGTTCATTGTATTAAGTCGGGTATTTTTTAAAAAAAATCAACGACAAATATATCTCAACTTTACCCTTTTAACAACCGAAAATAGAAGTTTTAGGAAAAGTTAACCTT of the Cyclobacterium marinum DSM 745 genome contains:
- a CDS encoding ROK family protein; this encodes MNIGIDLGGTKIQVGIEHEGKIIHKTKALLKEKNDLQSTLNQVMQFIKPLTAHEVEGIGIGVPSVVDVEKGIVYNVTNIPSWKKVALKDILEQEFNLPVFVNNDVNCFAIGEHKFGKGKSYSNMVGLSIGTGLGSGIIIKNKLYAGVNCGAGEIGLLPYLNHNIEYYASGNFFSAEYQTTALDAFTAAKNGEKEALEQWKAFGQHFGAAVQVVMYTYDPEAIVIGGSVANAYPFFEKAMRESFSDFIYPESFKKLKIHLTKNEDIALLGAAALVDLPVNATN
- a CDS encoding MFS transporter, which encodes MKKNTLIVALILLIFFVISFLTNILGPIIPDIIDSFTLSIGLAGFLPFAFFVAYAVMSIPSGILVEKYKEKKMLIFAFTMAFIGALLFAFIPSFTIALTSLFIIGIGMAVLQVVINPLLRTAGGEEHFAFNSVMGQLAFGAASFLSPMLYSYLVTNIHTTDNSLIFSFLNPMVPENLKWVSLYWVFAAIAFLMVIIVYFAKFPKVELKEDEKIDVGVAFKELLANKYVLLYFLGIFCYVGTEQGIANWISKFLQSYHDIDPSTTGAIVISYFWGLLTVGCLLGLVLLKFLDSRTVLIFFTGGAILALLAGLFGPANVALIAFPLTGFFASVMWSIIFSLALNSVPHHHGTFSGILCTGIAGGAIVPLIIGGLAELVGLKLSMLFLLFTLGYILSIGIWAKPLVTNATKSLKDIFK